The sequence below is a genomic window from Streptomyces sp. B21-105.
AGACCGGTTCATCGCGCCTCCGGTTCCCGAGCGGTCGGCAGCGCGCCCGCGGTCAGTAGCGCGGACGGCTGAACCAGGCTCCGCCGCTGATCATCGCGGAGAGGATGATGCCGCCGAAGGCGAGCGAGATGACGCCTCCGAAGGTGCCCGAACCGCCGGCGCCGTTCACGATGTTGGCGAGGCTGCCCAGGATCATCAGCGCGCTGTACACGATCGTGGTGACGCGGATGCCGCCGCGGCCGGTCTTGAACTTGACGCCCAGGAAGATCGACAGGCTGCCCAGCGCCAGCATCAGCAGCGCGATCGCGATGACGAGGCCGGTCGCCGTGCTGCTGTCGTCGCCGGACCCGAACGCGTTGGTCGTGTCCTGTGCGGCGCCGGCCAGGATGCCGATGAACACGCCGGCCAGGAACTGGAAGCCCGCGGTGATGAACAGCAGCACCCGGGCGGTCTTCACCAGGCCGGGCATCTCCTGCGGGAAGCCGTAGCCGTAACCCTGGGGGACCGGCGGGGCCTGCGGGTAGCCGTAGCCGGGCTGGCCCTGGGGAGCGGTGGGGTAGCCGTAGCCGGGCTGCTGGGGCGGCTGGCCCTGCGGCGGGTAGCCGGGCGGCTGGCCCTGGGGCGGGCCGTAGGGGTTGTTCGGGTCGCCGAAACTCATGGCGGTCCTTCCTCCGTTGCATTCGAGTGCGGGGACGCGCGGCCTGGCTCGGAGGAAGGTTCTACAGATGCGGTTCGTCCCCCCGGTACTGCCCGCGGCACTGTGCCGTCAATCGTTCTGCAATGGCCGGTTTGTTGTCCAGCGGCATTCCGAGGCAATGAACATGTGTTGTGCAAGTGCAACATCGGCGATCATGCCCGCCGCGGTCGCCCGCAGTCGTCCTCGGCACGTCCGCGGCCGCCCGCAGGCCGCCCTCGTCCCGTCCGCACCCCTGTCACCCCGCCCGACGTCCCCGTACGGGTTCACCCGGATTGGAACCGGGAGGCCGTCATCCGCGAGGATGGGACCATGACCGCCCAGATTCTCGATGGCAAGGCCACCGCGGCCGAGATCAAGTCCGAGCTGACCGCCCGCGTGGCGGCGCTGAAGGAGAAGGGCGTGACGCCCGGACTCGGCACGATCCTCGTCGGCGCCGATCCCGGCAGCCAGAAGTACGTGGCCGGCAAGCACCGCGACTGCGCCGAGGTCGGCATCGCCTCCATCCAGCGCGAACTGCCGGACACGGCCACCCAGGAGGAGATCGAGGCGGTCGTCCGCGAACTGAACGACGACCCCACCTGCACCGGTTACATCGTGCAACTGCCGCTGCCCAAGGGCATCGACGAGAACCGCATCCTGGAGCTGATGGACCCGGCGAAGGATGCCGACGGCCTGCACCCGATGAACCTCGGCCGGCTGGTGCTGGGCGAGCCCGCCCCGCTGCCGTGCACACCCAATGGCGTCCTCACGCTGCTGCGCCGGTACGGCGTCGAGATCAAGGGCGCGGAGGTCGTGGTCGTCGGCCGCGGCGTCACCATCGGCCGGCCGATGCCGCTGCTGCTGACCCGGCGCAGCGAGAACGCGACGGTGACGCAGTGCCACACCGGTACCCGGGACCTGTCGGCGCATCTGAAGCGGGCCGACGTCATCGTCGCCGCCGCCGGCTCGGCCCACCTGGTGCGGGCCGAGGACGTCAAGCCGGGCGCGGCCGTGCTCGACGTCGGCGTCTCGCGCAGCGCGGAGGGGAAGATCGTCGGCGACGTCCACCCGGACGTCCGCGAGGTGGCCGGCTGGATCTCCCCGAACCCCGGCGGGGTGGGCCCGATGACCCGCGCCCAGCTGCTCGTCAACGTGGTCGAGGCGGCGGAGCGCAGTGTCGGCTGACGGCGGCTCCGGAAAGCCCGACGGCATGGACGGCACCGGCGGCATCGGCGGCATCGGCGGCATCGGCGGCACCGACGGCATCGGCGGCACCGACGACCGTGTCAACGGCGGCGGCACTGTGGCCGACGGCGACGACATCGAGGTGCGGGATCCGATCAGTGCGCCCGACGCCGACGGTGTGCCGCGCCGCACCACCCGCCGCTTCCCCAAGTTCACCCGGGACACCGCGCGTCCCGAGGGCGCCGGGCGGGCCGCGCCCGGCGACGCGCTGGCCGCCCGGCAGTGGCCGATCATCGCCGTGCTGGGCATCGCAGCGCTCGGTCTGCTGGTGACCGCGCTCGGCCAGTTCCGGGTCGGCACGATCCTGATCGGCGTCGGTCTGCTGACCGGCGCGGTCCTGCGCTGGACGCTGCCCGGCGTCGGCATGCTCGCGGTGCGCTCCCGCTTCACCGACATCGTGACCTACGGAGTGCTCGGCACGGTCATCGTCCTGCTGGCGCTGATGGCGCAGCCCGGTCCGTGGCTGCAGATCCCGTTCCTCAAGGACACCCTGCACTTCACGGTCAGCAGCAGCTGACGGCACGCGAACGGCGGCCCGTCCTCATCCCCCGAGAAGGACGGGCCGCCGACGCGTTCCACGCTCCCTCATCACGAACAACCTGTTCAACAGCTGTCCGGACGCTGTGGCACGGAAGTGACCGTTCCGCCATCGTGCGCGCGCCCTGCCACAGTCGCCCCCGGCCGGGGAACCGAGGGGCCGCCCCGCGTCGTCCCCTCAACGGACCGAAGGGAAGGTGGGTGGGATGGGCGCCTGGCAGCCGCTGCCGGACGGGCTGCCGTCGGAGGTACGGCACTTCGTGGAACAGCTGCGGCAGCTCAAGGACGGTACGGGCCTCAGCCTCGCCGCGCTGGGCGCGCGCACCGCGTACAGCAAGTCGTCCTGGCAGCGGTATCTCAACGCCGTCCAGCCGCCGCCCCGGCAGGCCGTCGCTGCGCTGTGCCGGGTCGCGGGACTGGTCGGAGCGGAGGCCGAACGGCACGT
It includes:
- a CDS encoding bifunctional methylenetetrahydrofolate dehydrogenase/methenyltetrahydrofolate cyclohydrolase; its protein translation is MTAQILDGKATAAEIKSELTARVAALKEKGVTPGLGTILVGADPGSQKYVAGKHRDCAEVGIASIQRELPDTATQEEIEAVVRELNDDPTCTGYIVQLPLPKGIDENRILELMDPAKDADGLHPMNLGRLVLGEPAPLPCTPNGVLTLLRRYGVEIKGAEVVVVGRGVTIGRPMPLLLTRRSENATVTQCHTGTRDLSAHLKRADVIVAAAGSAHLVRAEDVKPGAAVLDVGVSRSAEGKIVGDVHPDVREVAGWISPNPGGVGPMTRAQLLVNVVEAAERSVG
- a CDS encoding DUF3017 domain-containing protein, encoding MSADGGSGKPDGMDGTGGIGGIGGIGGTDGIGGTDDRVNGGGTVADGDDIEVRDPISAPDADGVPRRTTRRFPKFTRDTARPEGAGRAAPGDALAARQWPIIAVLGIAALGLLVTALGQFRVGTILIGVGLLTGAVLRWTLPGVGMLAVRSRFTDIVTYGVLGTVIVLLALMAQPGPWLQIPFLKDTLHFTVSSS
- a CDS encoding helix-turn-helix domain-containing protein; this translates as MGAWQPLPDGLPSEVRHFVEQLRQLKDGTGLSLAALGARTAYSKSSWQRYLNAVQPPPRQAVAALCRVAGLVGAEAERHVVRWELAVEAWPRPTPASPAEAYEDDPTIPWWDRLEEPAPQPAPGPVGRLLLYAALLLLALLLAAVGGAVAFG